Within Leptospira limi, the genomic segment CTGTTGATTGGCCTGTTCCAAAGACGACAGCTTTTGTTTTGCCTTTGATCAGTGAACTCCCAGCAAAAAGAATGTTTGGCATCTCTAACCATAAAAACTTTCCTTCTAAAACGATTTCTCCTTCCGATTTATACCTCCTTGCAGAGGTGGATTCTCCTGTTAGGGAAGAATTGTCTACTTCTACATCTTCAGATTCAATGATCCGACAATCAGCAGGTACAATATCACCTTCTGCTAATACAATCAAATCACCAGGTACAATTTCATCAGCAGGAATCGTAACAATCTTACCGTCACGGATCACTGGACATTCATTTGCCAGTAACTTACGTAAGGCTTCAACTGCATGGTCAGATTTTGATTCTTGAAAAAATGAAAAAATACCATTGATGAGTACGACTATAAAAATTGCGACACCTAACTCTGGCATGTCGACTCCTGGAACAAAACAAAGCCCAGTTGCTACCCATAATAAAACAGCAAAAAGATTAAAAAAACTTTTGATGAATTTCCAAATCATGGGAACTGACTTTTCTTTTTCGATTACGTTTTTACCAAATGTTTGTAGTCGAACTTTTGCTTCTTTTTCAGTTAAGCCCAATTCTATGTCAGTTTGTAATTCAAATGCAATTTGTGCTTGGTTCAAGTTTTTATAACTTGGTTTCATGTTCACTTCGCCGCGTTGCACTACATCCAGAACCTCTGCTTCTTTTTTGCAGACCATTAGTTCGTCAAAAATTTGAGGCAAAAGAGAAGAAAGTCCATGTAACAATCGCAGATGAAGAGAAGGTAAGTTTTCTGGTATCATTTGGAATAATACCAACCTGATATTCTGTTCCCCTACAGAGATTCCTTTGGGGATTACAAATAAAAACAATTCGGGAGTTTTGATTTTTTTTGAACGAAAATGTGGGATAAGAATACTTTGTCCAATGGATTCAAACGTTTGGTTCGGAATCGAATGAAAATGGAATTGGATTTCTTCTTGGATTTCCAACTCTCTAATTTTACTTAATAATGCGGTGTGAACATCATCCCAAGTTTTTGAATCATTCAAAATTTGAATGGAATCAACATTTAAGTATTCCAGTAACATGGATCTATTTAGGCCTTAAAGGAACAAATTTCTATTCATTTTTTCCTTTCAAAGTTTTGATGCCAAAAAAAGTAAAATTACACTGTAAAGTGCAATTTTACTGACAATGGTTTATTCTTGGAAAATTTCCTTTGGTGCTTTTGGATAACGTTGTTGGATTCCTTCCCACCAAACATCTGTACTAAAAGCTGCTGATTCTGATATTTGCCATTTCCCATTATTTTTTTTGTACAATGCTTCTACATGGCAACAATCATAAGCTAAATCTTCAGCAAGTTCGATTTCTCTTCCATCTTTTCTTTTTGCAATTCCACGAAACCAAGCATAATCTCCAGAAACTTTGAAATGTTCGACTACAAAGATAAATTCCTGTTTGAATTTGTTGGACATTCTAGCTCGTAATAAATCAAGCAAATAGGTTCTCTCTATTTCATTACTTTTTGACTTAGTTTTGTAATCCAAAACAACATTCTGAGAAAATAGATTCACACTTAGGAAAACAAACATGAATAGGTAAAAAACTTTTTGTTTCAAAACACAAATCTCCTATCTTACTTTTACATTCTGTATCATTTTAAAAAACAATGAAGGAATTAATGTTTGTAAAAACAAACCAAACTTTTCTTTGATCCCGGCAATCACAACTTCACGTTGGTTATTGGCGACTGCATGAAGGATTCGATGTGCACATAATTGGACAGGTAATCCAGATTCAATCACAGAATCCATCTTTCCAGTGGAAGATCCATCACCTTGTAATGCATTTTTTGAAATATTGGTTTGAATAAAACCTGGATAAACCATTGTTACAAATACTCCCGATTTTTCCTCTTCCGCTCGTAACGAATGGAAAAAACCCACAAGAGCAAATTTTGATGCAGAATAGGCAGAACGTAAAGGACTTCCCATTTTTCCTGCAACACTTGAAATCACTGCAAAATGGATTGGTTTCTTAATTTCTGGTAGTATAGCGCGCGTTAATTCAACAGCACCGTAAAAGTTAGTATTCATGATCTTTTCGATCGTAGTTAAATTGGTTTCCCTTGTATAGGACCTTTGGCTAATCCCACCGTTATGGATGACTACCTTCGGTGTTCCATATTTTTTAAGACATCGTTTGGTAAAAATTGAAACTTGTTTATAGTTTTCAAGATCCAATTTTTCAATCGCGTATCTCCCTTTTTCGAGTCCAAGTTCTTTGGCAATTTGTTCCAAATCTTTTGTTTTTCGGGATGCGAGTAAGAGTTTTGCATTTTGTGCAGAAGCCTGTTTCACCAATTCTTTCCCAATCCCAGAAGAAGCACCTGTGATCCAAACCCATTCATCTCGGTAAAATTCGCTCATAGATTCCCCTTAATCCGAAAAAATAATTCTGAGAAAATTTTATACGTTAGGTATTTTTCACAACTTGTTTTTCTAAGAGTGAAAAGATTGTATCACCAAGGTTGGAAGTGATAGGAATTGGATGGTCTCTTCTTTGAATAAAGAACAGACACATCCTTTTGATATGTGTTTATCGTAGTTGGAAAGAAGGGCACTCCACTCGGTAAGGATTTTTTTTCAAATCACTTGATAAGTAGATTCCTTCATGTACCAAACGGTATTCTCCTTCTGAATCCGTATCACTAGATTCCCAAATAAGATCTAATTTTCCAATGCCCTTGTCAAAAAATCCTGGTTTGTGAAACACAAATTTTGTATCAAAATCAGCATCTGATTTCACACGAATCCAAGTTGTTCCTTCTTTTTTTTCAAGCCATAAGTAAGAAGTGACTTTCGGGTATCCAATATTGGGACTAACTGCATTCACTTGACAAACCACTTTGTCTCCTTTTTTGTAATCACCTAGACTTGGTTTTAACACCTGTTTCGGTATCTCGGAAACAACTTCTGAATCCGGAAGATTTAAGGGGTGGATACGATCAGTTAAATCGAGAGGCATTGGATTTGAAATTGAAGTTTTTGAAAATTCGATTCCTTTTACAAGATCTGATGCCATTTTAGAAAATTCTTGGCGCAGTGCATTTAAACTTTGTGATCCATGTAAGGTGTGGCCACCTTCATAATTTTGTGTCGAATATTCTTCTGGAGTTGTAATGTACCCAGAAAAATCATTTGTTAATCCAGATAAAACAATTTCAGAAATTTTATCTTTCATAACAACTTTTACTTCTTTTTTTAATCTACGACTGGACATTGTTGTGACTTCATGGGGTAAAACTAGTATAGACAAATCACCAACTAACACAATTCCATACGGTAATATTTGAGGTAGACTTGGAAGTGGTTTTGTTTCACCCATAGGGAATAAAACAGCTTTTGGTTTTTGACACTCTCTTAATTCTTCGGAAGGTGACTGTAACATAAATTTAGCGATCCAATCGATATAGAATTTTCGATTTTTCTCTGTCATACCTTCATGGAATAACCAATGACCACCACCTTCTTCTGTTGACCCTGCAGCAAAAGCATATCCGTATGCAGAAGGACAAGTATATTCTGTTTTTCCTGTCCCTGAGAATTCACTTGTAACTGGGTGTTTGCTCATATCGATGAAAGTATGAGAAAATTGAAGTCCACCATTTAAGGTTTTTCCATTCGATTTTAAAAACTCCTGGCTTGCTAAAAACTGTCGTTTCCCAATGATAAAACTACTATCATAAATATCTTTCCCTGGTCCCGTATTGTCTAAGTTTAAATTTGGAGATACATCTCCTTCATTAGCTTGTGCAAAAATGGCAACAAAAGATGGATTTCCATTTTTGAATGCTTCTTTTTCTGCAAGTAATGATGCGATCCCTTTATTGTCTGAAGATATCAATCGATTATCGAATGTTATGTTAGTCGGATGTACTCCATACCAATTCACAAACCCAATTGGTTTTCCTTCTACAAAAATATTGAGTTGTACCATCTCTTTGTCTATATTGTCTGGGTATAATTTCCTTTCTGATTCTGGATTTGCCATATAAGCAGACAAACTTCGATTCACTCCTGCATCTTTCACATAAGTTTTACCAATTTTTAATTCAGCAGGTTTTCTTTTTTGATAGGCTTCTTTGATGGCTTCGAAAATTCCATCGCGTAACACAGTATAGGAGTCACCATAAAATTGTGTGGAATAAAAGGAAATTTCCGAATAATGAAAATGCCCTGCAGGTCCACTATGAGTATGAGATGCATTTAATAATACATTCCCCAAATGAAAATTTGGATCCACTTCCCTTTGTAATTTAGATACAACTTCTCTTTGGATTTCAAATGGAATCCCTCCTACTTCTGCTGTGACATAGGCAAATGGTTTTTGGGTCGTTTTGTCTTCTATTACCAATGCACGTGCGTATTGTCTGGTTTGGATTCCCATGCCTGTTTGGTCCTCGCGGGCATAACCCCAAAACATAACGCCAACCGGAGGGCCTGTGATGTCTTTTTTGGCCATACCAGCAAAAAACGACCCCGATTCATTAGCCAATAGAGGCAGGGTAAAAAAAAGAAAGAAGGAAAGGTAGTTCCGAATTTTCATCCTTCTTGTTTTATGTGGTTCCAAGAAAATGTCAATCCCGAACAATTGTCGACTAATCAGATCCGAATGAAATTCTAGGAGGAGAAGTTTTTTCGTTCAAAAAGGAACAAATCGCAGAAGATTTGGTTTTCAGAGAACCATTCGAAACATTTGGTCACAAAGAATGTACGGACGAATTCCAGGTCACAGCGTTTGCTGGTGATAGTAAAAATTGAGGAGTTTTATGATCACTCTATTCAAAACCAAATTAGGTAGATTCCGAATCTTGGCATTTTTGGAAGGCGTTTCCTTCTTATCAATTCTATTTGTAACGATGCCACTTAAGTATATCTACCACAACCCAGAACCAAATAAAGTTGTGGGACTTGTACATGGTCTCTTGTTTCTTTTATACTTAGTTGAATTATTCCAAGTGAAAGTAGAACTGAATTGGAAAATGAAAAAAACATTTCTCGCAGCACTTGCATCTGTGATTCCATTTGGAACTTTTTGGGCTGAAAAATATTTATACTTAAAACCAGATAATGACTAAACCCATCCAAACTGAAATATGAAAACAATCAAGATTCTCCTTATAATCTTCATATATATTTTGTTAGTTGATTTGTCATATGCGCAGTCAAAACAAAATAAAAAACAAACTCTGATCAAACCAGTTGTTGAACCACCTATCGAAATAGAAAGGGCCACACCAAACAATCCTGACCAATACCAAATTCGTTTGATTATGGAAAATGATGCCTTTGGTGGTTTTTCAGATCGATATTACACAAATGGATCGAGATTAGAATTTCATATGAGTGCGGGGGAATCGAATCCTACTAGAAGAGTTTTCAGTTATTGGAATGATTTATTTATCACTCCAAACGAAAAAACAAGATACCTTCAAGGTTTTGCAGTGGGACAGGAATTTTATACACCCACAAACATCAAAAAGGCGGATGTATCCTATGGAGATAGGCCATATTCAAGTCGAGGTTATTTTACAAATTCACTAACAACCTTTACTGAAGATACGAGTATAACCACAGAACTTGAGTTGGGTATGATAGGACCATCCGTTGGTGGGAAAACAGCACAAACTAATTTCCATAACTTCATAGGTTCCCCTACTCCACAAGGTTGGGACACACAAATACCGGATTCCTACTCTGTTGCGTTAAAGACAGATATTCGAAAATATTATCATCGATTTTTTGGAACCCAATACAATGTAAATTTAGGAAATATCCAAACAGATGTTTCTTTTGGACTTATTTTTCGCTTTGGTAATGTGGATAAAACACCTGGACCTGGAAGTTCAGCACTCCAACCAGGATCTCCAATTCTCCATGAAGATGGAAAAGGGTATTGGTATTTTTATGTGAATCCAGGTGGCACCTTACAAGTATATAATGCAACGATCCAAGGGCAAATGGGTTCGGATAAAGGATATAAATCACAAAACAGAAGTTCGGCGTTTAGTAATTGGGATAGTTTCTTAAACAATCCAACTCCTGATGTGGGGGAAAAGGAATTACAATATAGATTATTATCAGAAGATAACGGAAAAAACACATTACAACGTTATATCTTGTTTAATGAATTTTTGGTCAATGGCACAACAAATCCTTATAATATTGGATTAAATTATTTAATTTTTAATAATATCTTTAATGGCGCTGAGGAAATTGAGCGTACCACTCGATTGTTTTTATTATCGAATTTAGCAGCACAGTGGGACCAAATTCCAACAAATGCAAGAGCGTTGGCTGTTTATTCGATCTTTAGACCGGAAGGAGGAAAACTCCCTCCCATTGTTCGATACTATTCCTATGAAGTTCTCTCTCAATTCATATTGGACCCGAAACAAAGAGAAACGTTATTACAGTTGTTACGTGAAGAAATTGAATATCGAGATAACAAAACCTATGTTGCAGACTTAAAACGTGCTGTTGGTTTTATCCGAGCGGGATTTGTTTCGGTTTCGAATGCAGGATTTTTATTTGGCCTTCATTACAATTACCAAACCATTGATTTCCAAGCAGCAAAAGGATTACCCCAACAACACCAATGGATTGGTTTCCAACTCGGAAAGGTCTTTTAAGGAACAAATCGGTATTTGAATCAGCCTAAAGTTTTGAACCAAATTCAAAAATAAGAGTCGCCAAACAGACTGACTTTTAGGAAAACTGGGCGATCATGAAAAATCACAGTTTGAGTGGGCGCCTTTGGTTTGTTCTCATTTTATTCGGTCTTGTTGGCCAAATCGCTTGGTCTGTAGAAAACATTTACTTCAATTTATTTATCTACAATACAATTTCTAAAAGTACATCATCCGTCACTCTCATGGTGCAACTGAGCGGAATTGTTGCGACGTTTGTCACTTTGTTCGCTGGAATTTTATCTGATCGACTTGGCAATCGAAAGCATTTTATCTCTCTTGGTTATTTGTTTTGGGGATTTCTTACCTTATCTTTTGCCTTCGTTTCCAAAGAAAACACAAGCCTTTGGATTGGGATCACAGATGAAACACAAATCATCCAACTCACAATCGCCATTGTCATCACTCTTGACTGTATTATGACAGCATTTGGATCAACAGCAAATGATGCTGCCTTTAATGCATATGTTACAGATAATACGGGCAATGCTAGAAGTTTGGCAGAAGGTGTTTTATCAGCAATGCCACTGCTTGCAATGTTAATCGTTGCAGGAGGTTTTGGTATGATCGTCATTGCACTTGGATACCCTGGACTTTTTATAGCTGTTGGAACCTTGATGTCGTTATCTGGTTTGATTGGTATCTGGTTCATTAAAGATCATCCCAATCTGAAAGCACAGAAATCAGATTTTATTTCAGATCTTTTATATGGTTTCAGAACTTCCGTGATTCTAAATCATAAACGATTGTATTTGTATTTTATTGCAATGGGAATTTATGGAATTGCTAGTCAGATTTACATGCCATATTTGATCATATTTATGCAAGAGTATCTCAGTTTTAATGCCATCCAATATTCTATCGTTCTTGCTTGTGTGATCTTAGGTGCAAGTGTCATTACCATACTCCTTGGAAAACAATTTGATGGGAAAGATAAAGACAAACTTCTCGTTCAATTCTCTTCAATTTATATCATTGGTATGGCATCTTTGTATATAGTTGCAAAAACATTAAAAGGATATAATTCTACAATCTTAATGATATCTGTTGGTTTTACTAGTTTGGTTTTAATCACTGGATTTGTTCAAGTTTTAGCACTTCTTGGAGCTCAAATCAGAGATTATACTCCAATTGAAAATACTGGAAAATTACAAGGAATCCGTATGATCTTCTTTGTCTTAATTCCAATGTTCATAGGACCAATGATTGGACAAAAAATCAACGAATCTACGAATTTAACCTATGTAGATCCAGCCAATGGTAGCCTAGCGCATGTTCCATCTCCAGAGATATTCATTACAGGAGCCATCTTTTGTCTGTTTATCTTTTATCCATTAATGCTAATTAGACGAGGAAATCAAAACTAACATGAAAATACCTCATACAGAATACCCAAGGCCACAACTGCAAAGGGACAGTTATCTAAATTTAAATGGAGAATGGTTTTTAGGGCATGTAAAACAAGGTGAAAGTCTTGAATA encodes:
- a CDS encoding SDR family NAD(P)-dependent oxidoreductase, with translation MSEFYRDEWVWITGASSGIGKELVKQASAQNAKLLLASRKTKDLEQIAKELGLEKGRYAIEKLDLENYKQVSIFTKRCLKKYGTPKVVIHNGGISQRSYTRETNLTTIEKIMNTNFYGAVELTRAILPEIKKPIHFAVISSVAGKMGSPLRSAYSASKFALVGFFHSLRAEEEKSGVFVTMVYPGFIQTNISKNALQGDGSSTGKMDSVIESGLPVQLCAHRILHAVANNQREVVIAGIKEKFGLFLQTLIPSLFFKMIQNVKVR
- a CDS encoding MFS transporter, with translation MKNHSLSGRLWFVLILFGLVGQIAWSVENIYFNLFIYNTISKSTSSVTLMVQLSGIVATFVTLFAGILSDRLGNRKHFISLGYLFWGFLTLSFAFVSKENTSLWIGITDETQIIQLTIAIVITLDCIMTAFGSTANDAAFNAYVTDNTGNARSLAEGVLSAMPLLAMLIVAGGFGMIVIALGYPGLFIAVGTLMSLSGLIGIWFIKDHPNLKAQKSDFISDLLYGFRTSVILNHKRLYLYFIAMGIYGIASQIYMPYLIIFMQEYLSFNAIQYSIVLACVILGASVITILLGKQFDGKDKDKLLVQFSSIYIIGMASLYIVAKTLKGYNSTILMISVGFTSLVLITGFVQVLALLGAQIRDYTPIENTGKLQGIRMIFFVLIPMFIGPMIGQKINESTNLTYVDPANGSLAHVPSPEIFITGAIFCLFIFYPLMLIRRGNQN
- a CDS encoding DUF3817 domain-containing protein produces the protein MITLFKTKLGRFRILAFLEGVSFLSILFVTMPLKYIYHNPEPNKVVGLVHGLLFLLYLVELFQVKVELNWKMKKTFLAALASVIPFGTFWAEKYLYLKPDND
- a CDS encoding neutral/alkaline non-lysosomal ceramidase N-terminal domain-containing protein, encoding MKIRNYLSFFLFFTLPLLANESGSFFAGMAKKDITGPPVGVMFWGYAREDQTGMGIQTRQYARALVIEDKTTQKPFAYVTAEVGGIPFEIQREVVSKLQREVDPNFHLGNVLLNASHTHSGPAGHFHYSEISFYSTQFYGDSYTVLRDGIFEAIKEAYQKRKPAELKIGKTYVKDAGVNRSLSAYMANPESERKLYPDNIDKEMVQLNIFVEGKPIGFVNWYGVHPTNITFDNRLISSDNKGIASLLAEKEAFKNGNPSFVAIFAQANEGDVSPNLNLDNTGPGKDIYDSSFIIGKRQFLASQEFLKSNGKTLNGGLQFSHTFIDMSKHPVTSEFSGTGKTEYTCPSAYGYAFAAGSTEEGGGHWLFHEGMTEKNRKFYIDWIAKFMLQSPSEELRECQKPKAVLFPMGETKPLPSLPQILPYGIVLVGDLSILVLPHEVTTMSSRRLKKEVKVVMKDKISEIVLSGLTNDFSGYITTPEEYSTQNYEGGHTLHGSQSLNALRQEFSKMASDLVKGIEFSKTSISNPMPLDLTDRIHPLNLPDSEVVSEIPKQVLKPSLGDYKKGDKVVCQVNAVSPNIGYPKVTSYLWLEKKEGTTWIRVKSDADFDTKFVFHKPGFFDKGIGKLDLIWESSDTDSEGEYRLVHEGIYLSSDLKKNPYRVECPSFQLR
- a CDS encoding lipid A deacylase LpxR family protein, which encodes MKTIKILLIIFIYILLVDLSYAQSKQNKKQTLIKPVVEPPIEIERATPNNPDQYQIRLIMENDAFGGFSDRYYTNGSRLEFHMSAGESNPTRRVFSYWNDLFITPNEKTRYLQGFAVGQEFYTPTNIKKADVSYGDRPYSSRGYFTNSLTTFTEDTSITTELELGMIGPSVGGKTAQTNFHNFIGSPTPQGWDTQIPDSYSVALKTDIRKYYHRFFGTQYNVNLGNIQTDVSFGLIFRFGNVDKTPGPGSSALQPGSPILHEDGKGYWYFYVNPGGTLQVYNATIQGQMGSDKGYKSQNRSSAFSNWDSFLNNPTPDVGEKELQYRLLSEDNGKNTLQRYILFNEFLVNGTTNPYNIGLNYLIFNNIFNGAEEIERTTRLFLLSNLAAQWDQIPTNARALAVYSIFRPEGGKLPPIVRYYSYEVLSQFILDPKQRETLLQLLREEIEYRDNKTYVADLKRAVGFIRAGFVSVSNAGFLFGLHYNYQTIDFQAAKGLPQQHQWIGFQLGKVF